The following proteins are co-located in the Bacteroidales bacterium genome:
- a CDS encoding polysaccharide deacetylase family protein, translated as MNFSRRILRLPLLNLFIKKALNSPGAILTLHRVDKFDDNRLWLNEHLKITPDFLDNLILKFKKDSYAFISIDELFEILIRKKSIRKVISFTLDDGYRDNFENAFPVFLKYNVPFTIYLSTSIIEKKFIYWWLLLEDIILENELVELSDGVSYPCNNMIEKENSFLKIREKILKIAPLKFSEAFCNLFALYDVNLAKYNDSLPLTWDQLRELEKCPLVTLGCHTHDHFPLMMMSKDDIINDINKSKKLFKENLEKPVEHFCYPYGDGFAITENEIKIISELGFKTAVTTNNSYLLKNNSKNLFSLPRIFIYENESFDIYKNMYLDSLRNNFRNIWDQL; from the coding sequence ATGAACTTTTCTCGTAGAATTCTTAGATTACCATTGCTCAATTTATTTATAAAAAAAGCGTTAAACAGCCCTGGTGCGATTCTAACGCTACATCGTGTTGATAAGTTTGATGATAATAGATTATGGTTAAATGAGCATTTAAAAATTACTCCTGATTTTTTGGATAATCTTATTTTAAAGTTCAAGAAGGATAGCTATGCATTTATAAGTATTGATGAGTTGTTCGAAATTCTTATTAGAAAGAAATCAATACGAAAAGTAATTAGTTTTACTTTGGATGATGGATATCGCGATAATTTTGAAAATGCTTTTCCAGTTTTTTTGAAGTATAATGTGCCATTTACTATATATTTATCAACCTCAATTATTGAAAAGAAATTTATTTATTGGTGGCTACTGCTTGAAGATATTATCCTAGAAAACGAACTCGTGGAGCTCTCAGATGGGGTTTCATATCCTTGCAATAATATGATTGAAAAAGAGAACTCTTTTTTAAAAATACGAGAAAAAATATTGAAAATAGCTCCGTTGAAATTTTCTGAAGCATTTTGTAATCTTTTTGCTCTGTACGATGTTAATTTGGCGAAATATAATGATTCTTTACCTCTCACTTGGGATCAGCTTCGAGAGTTGGAAAAATGTCCATTAGTTACTTTAGGATGTCATACTCATGATCATTTTCCGCTTATGATGATGTCAAAGGATGATATTATCAATGATATAAATAAATCGAAAAAACTTTTTAAAGAAAATCTCGAAAAACCAGTGGAACATTTTTGTTATCCATACGGAGATGGCTTTGCAATAACTGAAAATGAAATTAAAATTATTTCTGAACTCGGATTTAAAACTGCAGTAACAACTAACAATAGTTACTTGTTAAAGAATAATTCAAAGAATTTATTTTCATTGCCAAGAATATTTATATATGAAAATGAAAGCTTCGATATTTACAAGAATATGTATTTAGATTCGTTAAGAAACAATTTTCGAAATATATGGGATCAGCTTTAA
- a CDS encoding methyltransferase, with protein MKKIIKRILKLFIPYKKIIFNDLSNINPISNKFGFDRGTPIDRYYIEKFLSENSKYIKGTVLEIAESTYSKKFYSGQRINYEVLHIDKNFKDATIYGDLTMPDGLPEDFADCFICTQTYNYIFDVKSAIEGSYKILKKGGVLLATVSGISQISRYDMERWGDYWRFTDKSLQLLFSNAGFKEIKIVSMGNVIAATAFLQGVVVEDLPNINLLSIVDNDYQLTLGVIAKKI; from the coding sequence ATGAAGAAAATTATTAAGCGGATACTCAAACTTTTCATCCCTTATAAGAAAATCATATTTAATGACTTAAGTAATATAAATCCAATAAGTAATAAATTTGGATTTGACAGGGGAACTCCCATTGACAGATATTATATTGAAAAATTTTTATCGGAAAACTCAAAATATATAAAAGGAACTGTATTGGAAATCGCAGAGAGCACCTATTCGAAGAAGTTTTATAGTGGACAACGGATTAATTATGAAGTTTTGCATATCGATAAAAATTTTAAGGATGCAACAATCTATGGGGATCTCACAATGCCAGATGGCCTTCCAGAAGATTTTGCTGATTGTTTTATTTGTACCCAAACTTATAATTATATTTTTGATGTAAAATCGGCGATTGAAGGTAGTTATAAAATATTAAAAAAAGGTGGCGTTTTGTTGGCTACTGTTTCAGGAATTTCGCAAATCTCAAGATATGATATGGAAAGATGGGGAGATTATTGGAGATTTACAGATAAATCTCTTCAACTTTTATTTTCAAATGCTGGATTTAAGGAAATTAAAATTGTATCAATGGGAAATGTAATTGCTGCAACAGCTTTTCTTCAAGGCGTTGTAGTCGAAGATTTACCTAACATAAATTTGCTGAGCATAGTTGACAATGATTATCAGCTTACCCTCGGAGTAATTGCAAAAAAAATATGA
- a CDS encoding lipopolysaccharide biosynthesis protein, protein MDLSSYKNRFLFKLITNLLSFFISLALAGIVPRVLGVESFGNFNFIIGILTQVLLMLEMRTSTCFYTKLSQNLNSTSIIVFYLRLAILIFLVFFIIVFFFLVTPLKITIFPNQENKFIYMGIFIVGLNWFLEILSNIMDAHGDTIKLEIIKIVNKILGVLVLLLIIYTSSLSLTKYFFYQYFISLSLIISITYFINRKLFKHPVHVSKDENFGKEFYNYCAPLFFYLLLGFSYQFFDRWALQYYGGSFQQGLYSFSFNIANICLLFTSPIIPLMMREMSISFGKNDILGMAKIFRNQSPVIYAITAFFCCYVFTNSERIILLFGGDQYILASPILSIIIFYPLFSIYALIHSSVIYSNGRTRLFLIMNIVFAPISIISSFIMLSRLNMGGAGIALKETILAFINGIIYLFVNTHFLKVKATNYLIHFIIIPIIFVFLALIVKFSIELFPAISSAHAIVYLSISGLIYFIITIIITLYFPVVLSLKKDYLKKIYINHNNF, encoded by the coding sequence ATGGATTTAAGTTCATATAAGAATAGATTTTTATTTAAACTAATTACTAACTTACTTAGTTTTTTTATTTCTCTTGCTTTAGCTGGGATAGTGCCTCGGGTTCTAGGTGTTGAATCTTTTGGGAATTTTAATTTCATTATTGGTATTTTAACACAGGTTTTACTAATGCTTGAAATGAGAACTTCAACATGTTTTTATACTAAACTTTCTCAAAATTTAAATTCTACATCAATAATTGTTTTTTATTTACGATTAGCTATTCTTATTTTTTTAGTTTTCTTTATTATTGTTTTTTTCTTTTTGGTAACCCCTCTTAAGATAACTATTTTCCCTAATCAAGAAAACAAATTTATCTATATGGGTATTTTTATTGTCGGATTAAACTGGTTTTTAGAAATACTCAGTAATATAATGGATGCTCATGGAGATACTATTAAGTTGGAGATAATTAAAATTGTAAATAAGATTTTGGGAGTATTGGTTTTATTACTTATTATTTATACAAGTTCTTTATCATTAACAAAATATTTCTTTTACCAGTATTTCATCTCATTATCACTAATAATATCAATTACATATTTTATTAATAGAAAGCTATTTAAACATCCAGTTCATGTTTCTAAAGATGAAAATTTTGGAAAGGAGTTTTATAATTATTGTGCGCCACTATTTTTTTATCTTTTACTAGGGTTTTCCTATCAGTTTTTTGATCGATGGGCGTTGCAATACTATGGCGGTTCTTTTCAACAGGGTCTCTACTCATTTTCTTTCAATATAGCCAACATTTGTCTGCTTTTTACCTCACCCATTATTCCTTTGATGATGAGAGAAATGTCAATAAGTTTTGGTAAAAATGATATTCTTGGAATGGCAAAAATATTTCGGAATCAATCTCCTGTTATCTATGCAATTACAGCTTTTTTTTGTTGTTATGTATTTACAAATTCAGAGAGAATAATTTTGCTATTTGGAGGTGATCAATATATATTAGCTAGTCCAATATTATCTATTATTATTTTTTATCCGCTATTTTCGATTTATGCTTTGATACATAGTAGTGTTATTTATTCGAATGGTCGGACTAGATTATTTCTGATAATGAATATTGTTTTTGCTCCTATAAGTATTATTAGTTCTTTTATTATGCTCTCAAGGTTAAATATGGGGGGAGCTGGGATTGCACTAAAGGAAACAATCCTTGCTTTCATTAATGGAATTATCTATTTATTTGTAAATACACATTTTTTAAAAGTCAAGGCTACTAATTATCTAATACATTTTATCATCATACCAATAATTTTTGTTTTTTTAGCTCTAATAGTTAAATTCTCGATTGAATTATTTCCTGCAATTAGTTCTGCTCATGCCATTGTCTATTTAAGTATTTCTGGTTTAATATATTTTATCATCACAATTATAATTACACTATATTTCCCAGTAGTCTTGAGCTTGAAAAAAGATTATTTAAAAAAAATATATATTAATCATAATAATTTTTAA